ATGTGGGGCACTGGGGAGAAGCCGGCGTTTTCCACGCAGTCATCAATCACGATGCGGTTCTCGCCGGCCTTGCTGTGGATCGTGCGCCTCAGGCGCAGGTTCTCGGCAAAGATGCGCGTCTGCTCGACCAGGCCGGTGATCGTCATTTCGTACTCGTCGCCGCGCCACGCTGTGTTCACCCCCACTTGCCGTGCCGGGATGTGATGCACGCGGCCGTGAAGGCCAAGCTCCTCCTCGCCGTCCTGGCAGGGTGCTCCTACCTGCGTCAGACCACAGGTCATAAGCAATCCGCCTGGAGCGGTGCGCAACCATTCCACGCCGCGTGGGTCGAAAAAGGCGGGGTGCACCTCGCCCGTCACCGATTGCCAGCTGAGCGGCACGCCACAGAACTCGGTCAGCCCTATGTCCAGCGCCCGCGACGGGTTCACGAAGTAGCTGAGCCCCGCCCCGGTGCGCACCCAAAGCAGTTCCACGCCTGCTTCCGGGCCTTCGGCAAGGCGCATCTTGCGCACCCCGAGATGGTTCTCCACCCTGGCCCAACGAGCCTCAAGTTCCCGCTTAGTCCAAC
The DNA window shown above is from Calditrichota bacterium and carries:
- a CDS encoding aldose 1-epimerase family protein, with amino-acid sequence WTKRELEARWARVENHLGVRKMRLAEGPEAGVELLWVRTGAGLSYFVNPSRALDIGLTEFCGVPLSWQSVTGEVHPAFFDPRGVEWLRTAPGGLLMTCGLTQVGAPCQDGEEELGLHGRVHHIPARQVGVNTAWRGDEYEMTITGLVEQTRIFAENLRLRRTIHSKAGENRIVIDDCVENAGFSPVPHMILYHFNFGFPLMSEQTELRFPKAKVVPRDKDVPVAGFDRFEAPTVGYTERVYYHELDGSTAGAHELAEVTLTNPRFPIAGREVALAVSLRWDRNTLPRLVEWKMPAAGVYALGIEPANCHVEGRVAERERGALVMLGPGEARRYHLEFEVRVAQD